Proteins co-encoded in one Sulfuricystis thermophila genomic window:
- the tal gene encoding transaldolase — MNPNNPLQQLKTLGQHIWLDNLSRTHLEEGVLERLIREDGIDGVTSNPAIFEKAIATSPYYRADLERLRGEVRSPEARYEALVIPDVRTACDLLAPIHAASAGETGYVSLEVSPALAHDAAGTVAAARRLRDAVARDNLLIKVPATPAGLVAFEQLTAVGVPVNVTLIFSLAQHAAVSDAYLRGAQAWIANGGDARRLRAVASVFLSRVDTLIDQRLDAIGTPEAAALKGQSGVALAKRCYRQYLDHFHGPAFTTLRAAGVRPQTPLWASTGTKNPAYSDVLYVEPLIGPETINTLPDATLAAFRDHGRVAPTLIEGMEAAAAHIAALAEFGIDLDDVGEALQTQGVRLFAEAYDKLLAAVA, encoded by the coding sequence ATGAATCCCAACAATCCCCTCCAGCAACTCAAGACGCTCGGCCAGCACATCTGGCTCGACAACCTCTCCCGCACCCACCTCGAGGAAGGTGTCCTCGAACGCCTGATCCGCGAAGACGGCATCGACGGTGTCACTTCCAACCCGGCGATCTTCGAGAAGGCCATCGCCACCAGTCCCTACTACCGAGCCGACCTCGAACGTCTGCGCGGCGAGGTGCGCTCGCCCGAGGCGCGTTACGAGGCTCTGGTCATCCCTGACGTGCGCACTGCCTGCGACCTCTTGGCGCCGATTCATGCGGCAAGCGCGGGAGAGACTGGATACGTCAGCCTCGAAGTCTCGCCGGCGCTCGCTCACGACGCCGCCGGCACCGTCGCCGCGGCGCGGCGCCTGCGCGACGCGGTGGCGCGTGACAACCTGCTCATCAAGGTGCCGGCGACGCCTGCGGGTCTCGTCGCCTTCGAGCAGCTTACGGCAGTAGGCGTGCCGGTCAACGTCACGTTGATCTTCTCGCTCGCGCAGCACGCGGCGGTGAGCGACGCCTACCTGCGTGGCGCGCAGGCATGGATCGCCAACGGCGGCGACGCCCGGCGCCTGCGCGCCGTGGCGAGCGTGTTCCTGAGCCGCGTCGACACCCTGATCGACCAACGCCTCGACGCCATCGGCACACCCGAAGCCGCCGCGCTCAAGGGCCAGAGCGGCGTAGCGCTCGCCAAGCGCTGCTACCGCCAGTATCTCGACCACTTCCACGGCCCGGCCTTCACCACACTGCGCGCCGCGGGCGTGCGACCGCAGACACCGCTGTGGGCAAGCACCGGTACCAAGAATCCGGCCTACAGCGACGTGCTCTACGTCGAACCGCTGATCGGCCCGGAGACCATCAACACCCTCCCGGACGCCACGCTTGCCGCCTTCCGCGACCATGGACGCGTCGCACCCACGCTCATCGAGGGCATGGAGGCGGCCGCCGCGCACATCGCCGCCCTCGCTGAGTTTGGCATCGACCTCGACGACGTCGGCGAAGCCCTGCAGACCCAAGGCGTGCGGCTGTTCGCCGAGGCCTACGACAAGCTCCTCGCCGCCGTGGCGTGA
- a CDS encoding phosphoketolase family protein, with translation MNDDPHPLSPAELELIDAWWRAANYLSVGQIYLLDNPLLDMPLERAHIKPRLLGHWGTTPGLNFLYAHLNRVIRRDDLSMIFIAGPGHGGPAVVANTWLEGTYSELYPDVSQDREGMRRLFRQFSFPGGIPSHAAPETPGSINEGGELGFSLLHAYGAVLDNPDLIAACVVGDGEAETGPLATSWHSNKFINPARDGAVLPILHLNGYKIANPTLLARIPQSELESLLTGYGHKPYFVVGDEPKAMHQAMAAALDAALTDIREIQRQAREGVLRTRPRWPMIVLASPKGWTGPKEVDGLKVEGYWRSHQVPISDMDRPEHVRLLEAWMQSYRPRELFDAGGRLMPQIAALAPKGARRMGANPHANGGVLLHDLRLPDFADYAVAVTAPGTPIAESTRVMGAYLRDVMRRNPHNFRVFGPDETASNRLGALFEVTDRTWMAEHYDFDDHLAPDGRVMEILSEHACQGWLEGYLLTGRHGFFSCYEAFIHIVDSMFNQHAKWLKVCREIPWRRPIASLNILLTSHVWRQDHNGFSHQDPGFIDHVVNKKAEIVRVFLPPDANTLLAVTDQCLRSRNLVNVIVAGKQPEQQWLSMDAAIKHVSTGIGLWEWACSDQDGEPDVVLAAAGDVPTLEMLAAIDILRSLAPDLKIRFINVVDLMTLQPQEEHPHGLSCRAFDSLFTTDKPIIFAYHGYPWLIHRLTYRRTNHANLHVRGYKEEGTTTTPFDMVVLNDLDRFHLVTDVADRVPKLQARAAHIKQRMRDRLVEHKRYIHRHGEDMPDIRDWHWPA, from the coding sequence ATGAACGACGACCCCCACCCACTTTCCCCTGCCGAACTCGAACTCATCGACGCCTGGTGGCGCGCCGCGAATTACCTTTCGGTCGGGCAGATTTATCTCCTCGACAATCCGCTCCTCGATATGCCGCTCGAGCGCGCGCACATCAAGCCGCGTCTATTGGGCCACTGGGGTACGACGCCGGGACTCAACTTCCTCTATGCGCATCTGAACCGCGTCATCCGCCGTGACGACCTGTCGATGATCTTCATCGCTGGCCCCGGCCACGGTGGACCGGCAGTGGTCGCCAATACCTGGCTCGAAGGCACGTACAGCGAGCTCTACCCCGACGTGTCGCAAGACCGCGAGGGCATGCGCCGGCTGTTCCGGCAGTTTTCCTTCCCCGGGGGTATTCCCAGCCACGCCGCGCCGGAGACACCCGGTTCGATCAACGAAGGCGGCGAGCTGGGCTTTTCGCTGCTGCACGCCTACGGCGCGGTGCTCGACAACCCAGACCTCATCGCCGCCTGCGTGGTGGGCGACGGCGAGGCGGAAACCGGCCCGCTCGCCACCTCCTGGCACAGCAACAAGTTCATCAACCCCGCGCGCGACGGCGCGGTGCTGCCGATCCTGCATCTGAACGGCTATAAGATCGCCAACCCGACGTTGCTCGCGCGCATCCCGCAGTCCGAGCTGGAAAGCCTCTTGACCGGCTATGGCCACAAGCCCTACTTCGTCGTCGGCGACGAACCCAAGGCGATGCACCAGGCCATGGCGGCCGCGCTCGACGCCGCGCTCACCGACATCCGCGAGATCCAGCGACAGGCTCGTGAGGGCGTCTTGCGCACACGCCCACGCTGGCCGATGATCGTGCTCGCGAGCCCCAAGGGCTGGACCGGCCCGAAGGAAGTAGACGGCCTGAAGGTCGAGGGCTACTGGCGCTCGCACCAAGTGCCGATCAGCGACATGGACCGCCCCGAGCACGTACGGCTCTTGGAGGCTTGGATGCAATCCTACCGGCCGCGCGAACTCTTCGATGCCGGTGGACGCCTCATGCCGCAGATCGCCGCCTTGGCGCCCAAAGGGGCGCGGCGCATGGGGGCCAACCCGCACGCCAACGGCGGCGTACTGCTGCACGACCTGCGGCTGCCGGATTTCGCGGACTACGCAGTGGCGGTGACGGCGCCGGGCACGCCGATCGCCGAATCGACCCGCGTGATGGGCGCCTACCTGCGCGACGTGATGCGCCGGAACCCGCACAATTTCCGCGTGTTCGGTCCGGACGAGACGGCCTCTAACCGGCTCGGCGCGTTGTTCGAGGTCACCGATCGCACCTGGATGGCCGAGCACTACGACTTCGACGATCATCTCGCCCCCGACGGCCGGGTAATGGAGATCCTTTCCGAACACGCCTGCCAGGGCTGGCTCGAAGGGTATCTGCTGACCGGCCGCCACGGCTTCTTTTCCTGTTACGAAGCCTTCATCCACATCGTCGATTCGATGTTCAACCAGCATGCCAAGTGGCTCAAGGTGTGCCGCGAGATTCCCTGGCGCCGCCCCATCGCCTCGCTCAACATCCTGTTGACCTCACACGTCTGGCGTCAGGACCATAACGGCTTCTCGCACCAGGATCCGGGCTTCATCGACCACGTGGTCAACAAAAAAGCCGAGATCGTGCGCGTCTTCCTGCCGCCGGACGCCAACACGCTGCTGGCGGTCACCGACCAGTGCCTGAGGAGCCGCAATCTGGTCAACGTCATCGTTGCCGGCAAGCAGCCCGAGCAACAATGGCTCAGCATGGACGCTGCGATCAAGCATGTGAGCACCGGCATCGGCTTGTGGGAATGGGCCTGCAGCGATCAGGACGGGGAGCCGGACGTGGTGCTGGCGGCGGCGGGCGACGTGCCGACACTGGAGATGCTCGCCGCCATCGACATCCTTCGCAGCCTCGCACCGGACCTGAAAATCCGCTTCATCAACGTCGTCGACCTGATGACCCTGCAACCGCAGGAAGAACATCCACACGGCCTCTCCTGCCGCGCGTTCGACTCACTGTTCACCACCGACAAGCCGATCATCTTCGCCTACCACGGCTATCCCTGGCTGATCCACCGCTTGACCTACCGCCGCACCAACCACGCCAACCTGCACGTGCGCGGCTACAAGGAGGAAGGCACCACCACCACGCCCTTCGACATGGTGGTGCTAAACGACCTCGACCGCTTCCATCTGGTGACGGACGTGGCGGACCGCGTGCCGAAGTTACAGGCCCGGGCGGCGCACATCAAGCAGCGTATGCGCGACCGACTGGTCGAGCACAAACGCTACATCCACCGCCATGGTGAGGACATGCCGGACATCCGCGACTGGCACTGGCCCGCCTGA
- a CDS encoding ABC1 kinase family protein, translating to MLWQAISAVRDLGRLHDIASVLIRYGFGDLVRRVGMAGALERGGRALHWQAPEELARLEPPARVRRALEDLGPSFVKLGQVLATRVDLFPPEWITEFGKLQDAVPALPFDALRPQLSEDLGQAPETLFARLETEALAAASLAQVHRAWLADGTPVVLKVRRPGIRPVVEADLRLLSRLAEIVEAEAPDLRRYRPKEVVRQFTQALRRELDFAIEGRHAERIAANFTDWPEILVPRIHWAWTSERLIVEDYVEGIPGRDLAAVDAAGLDRKYLARRGAQAVLKMMLEDGFFHADPHPGNVFYLPGPRIAFLDFGMVGRLSEERRYQLALLLDGLVNHDAAKVADVLLEWSSDAQADGEAIAPDIDAFVDQYHGVPLKRLDLAAMLSDLVAILREHGLALPPDLALMTKAFITLEGLGRQLDPDFDMAGEAAPFIERALFNHASPAALARRAWREINDTLALVSRLPQDLRQLLRAARRGKVQVQVDVPPLKQFGDRLDRAISRLALAIVTAALIVGSAIVMTIEHDTALPGLPSFGLMGFIAAVVGGLWVLMSIWRSGK from the coding sequence ATGCTCTGGCAGGCCATCAGTGCCGTCCGCGATCTGGGACGCCTGCATGACATCGCCAGCGTCCTGATTCGTTACGGCTTTGGTGATCTGGTGCGGCGCGTCGGCATGGCCGGCGCGCTCGAGCGGGGCGGGCGCGCGTTGCACTGGCAGGCGCCGGAGGAATTGGCGCGGCTGGAACCGCCGGCCCGTGTGCGCCGGGCGCTGGAAGACTTGGGGCCGAGCTTCGTCAAGCTGGGGCAGGTCCTCGCCACCCGCGTCGACCTGTTTCCGCCGGAATGGATCACCGAGTTCGGCAAGCTGCAGGATGCCGTCCCCGCATTGCCCTTCGATGCGCTGCGGCCGCAACTGAGCGAAGATCTCGGTCAGGCACCCGAAACGCTGTTTGCCCGCCTGGAGACCGAGGCGCTCGCAGCGGCTTCGCTGGCCCAGGTGCACCGCGCCTGGCTCGCCGATGGCACGCCGGTGGTCCTGAAAGTGCGGCGTCCCGGCATCCGCCCGGTCGTCGAAGCCGATCTGCGCCTGTTGTCACGGCTGGCAGAGATCGTCGAAGCGGAAGCTCCCGATCTGCGGCGCTACCGGCCGAAGGAAGTGGTACGCCAGTTCACCCAGGCGCTACGCCGTGAGCTGGATTTCGCCATCGAGGGTCGCCACGCGGAGCGCATCGCCGCAAACTTCACCGACTGGCCCGAGATCCTCGTGCCGCGAATCCACTGGGCATGGACCTCCGAGCGACTGATCGTCGAAGACTATGTCGAAGGCATCCCCGGCCGGGATCTGGCCGCCGTCGATGCCGCCGGCCTCGACCGCAAGTATCTCGCCCGCCGCGGCGCCCAGGCCGTCCTGAAGATGATGCTGGAAGACGGCTTTTTCCATGCCGATCCGCATCCCGGCAACGTCTTCTACCTACCCGGTCCCCGTATCGCCTTCCTCGACTTCGGCATGGTCGGGCGCCTTTCCGAAGAGCGCCGCTATCAACTCGCCCTCCTGCTCGATGGCCTCGTCAACCATGATGCCGCCAAAGTCGCCGATGTGCTGCTGGAATGGAGTAGCGATGCGCAAGCCGACGGCGAAGCCATCGCGCCCGACATCGACGCCTTCGTCGACCAGTATCACGGTGTGCCGCTCAAGCGCCTCGATCTGGCGGCGATGCTCTCGGATCTGGTCGCCATCCTGCGCGAGCATGGTCTTGCGCTGCCCCCCGATCTGGCGTTGATGACCAAGGCCTTCATCACGCTGGAGGGTTTGGGACGCCAGCTCGATCCGGATTTCGACATGGCTGGCGAAGCCGCACCTTTCATCGAACGCGCGCTCTTCAACCACGCCTCCCCCGCCGCACTGGCAAGACGCGCCTGGCGCGAGATCAACGATACGCTCGCCCTCGTCTCCCGCCTGCCGCAAGACCTGCGCCAGCTGCTGCGCGCTGCCCGGCGCGGCAAGGTGCAGGTGCAAGTCGACGTCCCTCCCTTGAAGCAGTTCGGCGACCGTCTCGACCGGGCGATCAGCCGTCTCGCGCTCGCCATCGTCACCGCCGCGCTGATCGTCGGTTCGGCCATCGTTATGACCATCGAACACGACACCGCCCTGCCAGGGTTGCCATCTTTCGGACTGATGGGGTTCATCGCCGCAGTCGTCGGCGGTCTGTGGGTGCTGATGTCGATCTGGCGCAGCGGGAAGTGA
- the glgP gene encoding alpha-glucan family phosphorylase, which yields MTFALTAQLPHLPPSFVPLIELALDLRWSWSHSSDVLWERVCPELWEHTKNPWLVLQNTSQQNFTELAADPEFLALMQACVDEHAAALAAPTWFETAHRDAKLAPVAYFSMEFGLSDSLPIYSGGLGILAGDCLKTASDLGVPMVGIGLLWQQGYFRQSFDAHGNQQEYFPYNDPTQLPIQPVLDEAGDRLRVELPFPGRNLRLRVWQVTVGRIRLYLLDSNDPLNTPADRGITAELYGGGLSMRLKQEICLGMGGWLLLRRLGITPQVCHLNEGHAAFVVLARAASHMRDHGVDFQRAFATTRPGNVFTTHTPVEAGFDRFPPTLIERHLDGTINALGISQRDFLALGRVNPDDDHEPFNMALLAIRGSLHINAVSELHGQVSRRLFQPLFPRWPEEEVPVIHVTNGVHVPSWDSADADRLWTAACGKSRWLGETKHLSTAIRHIPDEALWAMRIAARQNLIRFARLQLERQLAANNAPIERIEQARHALDPNSLTLGFARRFVAYKRPNLLLADPERLYRLLSDPHQPVQLVIAGKAPPQDESGREMVRQWNAFIDSRPDLAGRIVFLADYNMVIAEQLVQGVDLWINTPRRPWEACGTSGMKILVNGGLNLSELDGWWAEAWAPEIGWAVGDRREHDSDPAWDHAEAETLYDLLENEIVPLFYRDRDASGCPRGWIERMRSSMATLTPRYSSNRMLREYVDTLYLPAAAEFLQRANDAGFSARLIAWQEDLRRHWPRIHFGELNIVESDTYWHFSIPVYLDELDPNAIVVELYAQPLERGARDVFRMQRGKTLDGAFNAHSYAAEIPKRRPVGDYTPRIVPFFPGAVVPLEAREILWYR from the coding sequence ATGACCTTCGCACTTACCGCACAATTGCCCCATCTCCCGCCATCGTTTGTACCGCTGATCGAACTCGCCCTCGACCTGCGCTGGTCATGGAGCCACAGCAGCGATGTGCTTTGGGAACGGGTCTGCCCTGAACTTTGGGAGCACACCAAGAATCCCTGGCTGGTGCTACAAAACACCTCGCAGCAGAATTTCACTGAGCTGGCAGCGGACCCCGAATTCCTCGCCCTCATGCAGGCATGCGTCGACGAACATGCCGCGGCGCTCGCGGCGCCGACGTGGTTCGAAACCGCTCACCGAGATGCCAAACTCGCGCCGGTCGCCTACTTCAGCATGGAGTTCGGGTTATCGGATTCGCTGCCGATCTATTCAGGCGGTTTGGGCATCCTCGCTGGCGATTGTCTCAAAACAGCGAGCGATCTCGGAGTGCCGATGGTCGGCATCGGCCTGCTCTGGCAGCAGGGCTATTTTCGGCAAAGCTTCGATGCCCATGGCAACCAGCAGGAATATTTCCCCTACAACGACCCTACCCAGCTGCCAATTCAGCCTGTCCTGGACGAGGCTGGCGATCGTCTGCGGGTGGAACTACCGTTCCCGGGACGGAATCTGCGTCTGCGGGTATGGCAAGTGACGGTCGGGCGGATCAGACTTTATCTATTGGACAGTAATGACCCGCTCAACACGCCCGCCGACCGGGGCATCACCGCAGAGCTCTATGGCGGCGGCCTCAGTATGCGCCTGAAGCAGGAGATCTGCCTCGGCATGGGGGGCTGGCTGTTGTTGCGGCGGCTCGGGATCACGCCACAGGTCTGTCATCTCAACGAAGGCCATGCAGCCTTCGTCGTGCTGGCGCGTGCGGCAAGTCACATGCGTGATCACGGCGTCGACTTCCAGCGCGCATTCGCCACGACGCGCCCTGGCAACGTGTTTACGACCCACACCCCGGTCGAGGCGGGTTTTGATCGTTTCCCGCCGACGCTGATCGAACGCCACCTCGATGGCACGATAAATGCCTTGGGAATCTCACAGCGTGATTTCCTTGCGCTCGGGCGCGTGAACCCCGATGATGATCACGAGCCTTTCAACATGGCGCTGCTCGCGATTCGCGGCAGCCTGCACATCAATGCGGTGAGCGAGTTGCACGGTCAGGTGAGCCGACGCCTCTTTCAGCCCCTCTTTCCGCGCTGGCCGGAGGAAGAAGTGCCAGTAATCCATGTCACCAATGGCGTACATGTGCCGTCTTGGGACTCTGCCGATGCCGACCGTCTCTGGACCGCTGCCTGTGGCAAGTCGCGCTGGCTGGGCGAAACGAAGCATCTCAGCACAGCAATCCGACATATTCCCGACGAAGCGCTCTGGGCGATGCGCATCGCTGCGCGTCAGAACCTGATCAGGTTCGCACGCTTACAACTCGAACGCCAGCTTGCGGCGAACAACGCACCGATCGAACGCATCGAGCAGGCCAGGCACGCACTCGACCCGAACAGCCTGACGCTCGGTTTTGCACGCCGTTTCGTTGCCTACAAGCGCCCCAACCTGCTGCTTGCCGATCCCGAGCGACTGTACCGTCTGCTGAGCGATCCACACCAGCCGGTGCAACTGGTGATCGCCGGCAAGGCCCCCCCGCAGGATGAGAGCGGCCGTGAGATGGTGCGGCAGTGGAATGCCTTCATTGACAGCCGCCCCGATCTTGCCGGCCGCATCGTCTTTCTCGCCGATTACAACATGGTCATCGCCGAGCAACTGGTGCAAGGTGTCGATCTATGGATCAACACGCCGCGTCGGCCATGGGAGGCCTGCGGCACCAGCGGCATGAAGATCTTGGTCAATGGCGGACTCAACCTCTCCGAGCTCGACGGTTGGTGGGCGGAAGCCTGGGCCCCCGAAATCGGCTGGGCAGTCGGTGACCGCCGGGAACACGACAGCGACCCAGCCTGGGATCACGCCGAAGCCGAAACGCTCTACGATTTGCTGGAAAATGAGATCGTGCCGCTGTTCTACCGTGACCGTGACGCGAGTGGCTGTCCGCGAGGCTGGATCGAACGTATGCGAAGCAGCATGGCCACGCTGACGCCCCGTTATTCCAGCAACCGTATGCTGCGAGAATACGTCGACACCCTTTACTTGCCCGCCGCAGCCGAATTCCTCCAGCGGGCAAATGATGCCGGATTCTCCGCTCGCCTGATCGCCTGGCAGGAAGACCTGCGGCGTCATTGGCCGCGCATCCATTTCGGCGAGCTCAACATCGTCGAATCCGACACATATTGGCATTTCAGCATCCCAGTCTACCTCGATGAACTCGATCCCAATGCCATCGTCGTCGAACTCTACGCGCAGCCGCTTGAAAGAGGTGCGCGTGACGTTTTCCGCATGCAGCGAGGCAAGACACTGGACGGGGCATTCAACGCTCACTCTTACGCGGCCGAGATTCCCAAACGGCGCCCGGTAGGCGATTACACACCGCGCATCGTGCCGTTTTTCCCCGGCGCCGTAGTTCCGCTCGAAGCACGAGAGATTCTTTGGTACCGCTGA